One Salvelinus alpinus chromosome 9, SLU_Salpinus.1, whole genome shotgun sequence genomic window, GGAAGACTAGTAGTAATTGCCTGGCTGCCAGTTTGGCTTTGGGTAGCCTCTTACCCTCTTAGCGAGACAtggttttctctgctactgcattggGCCAGGGAATCACCAGTTTATTCGCAGCGCGTTTGCACACATCCGCCTGGCGAGCGAGTTGTAAGACCACGTCTGTGTACAGTTTAGCTAGTTCTGGAAAATGCAGTCGTGTTGAGGTAAGCTTTCTGATGAAAAGCGAGAGGAGGTGTTTGAATGACTCAGAGACGCTGCGTTGGGCCTTTTATAGGGTAAGAGGGACACCCTCCCCGACGCACACGTCTCGAcgttcagccaatcatggctggcGTAGTGTAATAAAGGCTTCAGACGAATACGCTGTATCCCATAAGTGAAATACAGAAACGAATACTTGAAAGAGAACTGTTAAATAACACAAGtcattcccttctctctccatctctgtgtgtAGTGTCTGGCTGCAGGCTCCATCATCATGAACAGGGAGATAGAGAGCATGGCCATGAGGCCTCTAGCCAAGGACCTGACCCATAGTCTGGAGGAAGTCCGAAACATCACGAGAGACCAGGCCCTCAGAGACCTCAACTTATACACCGACCGCATGAGGGACGCACTACGCCACTTCGACAGCCTCTTTGCTGAGTTTGAGCTCAGGTAGCTATAGGACATCAACATCTTTAGCTTTTggacatcatcaacaacaacatattTGACTGTATTTACGTATTTTTTTTACACAATTCCCTCGATCTCCTCTTCTGTCAGCTATGTGTCAGCCATGGTGCCTGTGAAGTCTCCCAAAGAATACTATGTTCAGCAGGAGGTGATTGTGCTCTTCTGTGAGACTGTGGATAGGTGAGTTGTATGGGGAGGAACAGAGGAATAGAGACGAGTGATGTCACAGGAGATACAGGGTttagtacattttttaaatggttgGCCAATATTATTTCACATCCTCtcgtctttgttgtttttgtttcaggGCGCTCAAGCTGGGCTATCTCAGCCAAGACATGATCGATGACTATGAACCAGCTCTGATGTTTACAATCCCCAGACTAGCCATTGTGTGGTAAGTGTTTTCTCCTGtctccatcttcctcttcttcctagAACTCTCTGATACTAATAACATTTTataatccccctgtctctccctcagtGGTCTAGTGGTGTACGGTGAAGGTCCACTCAACCTGGATAGGAAACCAGAGGACATGTCTGAGCTCCTCCGGCCTTTTCGCACTTTACTGAAGAAGATCAGGTACCGTTAAGAGGATACACATATAGATTGTCCTCTGTATTTAATCATAGAAAATAGCTCTGTCATTCACAACAATCTTTTGAACATCAGTCTCAAGAACCTGGGCAAACAATCTAAAGGGCATGGGCCACTACCATCCTCATTGAGTGATCATTTTAGGCTGGTAAGTATGTTGTTAAGGTTGTGTTATTCCCATAGGGATCTGCTGCAGACCCTGTCAGAGGAGGAGTTGTTGACGCTGGAGCGGAGCCTTTGTATCTCTCAGGACGGGGAGTTCCCCTTGGTCCCCGAGTGCCCCCCCACACCCACCCCAACCCCCACTATCGCCCCAGACCTCCCTTCATCCAGCAACCCCACCAGCGACACTGGTGAGGAGGGGAGCGAGGAGGAGAGAATGCAGCAACAGGAGGTGCTGTCTCTGTGCACCTCCCACatccaggaggaggaggacagggagtgGGAGGAGGTGAAGCGGGCGAAGGAGCAGGGTTCTCTgtgtgaggaggtggaggaggcagACCTGGCCTGCTCCATGCAATATGATGAGGAGGAGATCGAACAGCTCAACATGATGGTGTACCGTGTGGGGGATGAGATGTCCACGCTGCTGTCCCCTCCCAGCCAGGGCCAGTCCCCGGCCCACCACCCCAACAGAGGGGGCTCCAGCGGGGGCTCCAGCACCGAGGCCTCCCCCCTCCGGTTCCTGGTGGGCCGGGGAAGGACAGGTCTCTACcatgaggaggaggacagagtctTCTTCATGGAGGACCTGGACGCAGGAGGGGACATTGTGACCAGCAGCCGTTTGACCCCGCCTTCCAAAGCCCCTCAGCCCTCCTTGCCTCAGCCCCGCAGACCTGGCCCCCTGACAGACTCAACCAGGAATGGCTGGTCCACTGATGCTCAGTCAGATCCGTCCCAGCAGCCCCAAAACCTGCCCCCACAGTGCCCAAACACCAAGCGACCAGCCCCCACCCCCAGCCTGGAGCCCTTGCCCTACACTAACGGCTGGGAGGTGGGCCTGGAGGGAGGCGAGACTGCTGAAGTCATTGCACACCGTATGGGAGGGATGAAGCTCTCGGCCACGGTCATCTTCAACCCCGGCTCCCCCAGCCTGACTGAGCTGGCTGTGGACAAGCTGCTCCTGCCCcgccccccctcctcctcagcTACAGAGCCCTGCGGCCCCCTGGTGGCCACCCACTGCCTGCTCAACTCCTGTGTCTGCTGCGGCAGCTGTGAAGACGGCCATGATGACGCCCTCACCATGGACAACACAGGGCTGGGGATGGACCTGGGGTTGGACAAACACTGCAAGCCCCATCCGCCACACAGCTCTGTCATCCAGTCCTCTGCCTGTCGCCTGGCCTCCTCAGGACACAACTTACATAGGAAGGGGGACTCTCCCCCCCAGCTGACGCCCCCCTCCTCCCGCTGCTCCTTAGAGCCTCCTccaggggaggaggaaggggaccAGCGCTGTGACAAGTGCCTGGTGGTGGTGGCCCCGGGATCTCAGCAGGGCCTGGGCCAGGACAGCAGCCCCAATGGAGTAAGGGGAGCCCCAGAGCCCTGTGTCCACCAGTGGAGGACAGTGAAGAGGCCTCAGGCCAGCGGGGGAAGGGACAGGAtgggaaccagagagacagacggggagTCCAAGGAAGAGAGCAGGAAGAACACTAGGTATGAGCATATGTACTagaggtgtgtgtttgggtgATGTATTATCAGCGCTCCCCTTCACAGCAGGTAGGCCTCAACAACAGTCATTTACATATCAGTGGAAAGCAAACTTCCTCCACGTCTCTCTGGCTAATTGAACCCAGATCTTGTCATCCACTTGTTGTTTTATGTTCTAGTTGTAATTGCACTTGGCTTTATGTTACTTTTGTGCCTATCATAATGTTCACAGATCCCGTTTTATGTTGCCCATATGTTATcggtttattattttatttaatgaTTTATTCCCAGTTTTTTTCAGAACTCTCCTCTCAGCTCAGTCTCCAGTAGTGACTGTGAGAGTATGTCTGTCACCACATGTAGTCTGTCCAGCAGTGCTTACACAGCCAGGTAACCACTGGCCGTGTTTCTGTTTCGTACATCCCCATGTTACAGCTTATGTTATTACTATAACCCTTGCTCATCTCTATTTCACTCACTTTGAGATTGAAATCAACCAAAACCCCTATAGTACGATGCATATTCAAGTACAGTACACAATATGCTGGTGAACAGTCTTTCTGTGTTTATAAGAATGACAATATGACagtacctcctccctccctctcccttcactggatctctctctcccgttctcactctctctcttgcacgtgcgcttcccctctctcctccagccctGTCAGCAGTCTAACCACGAGCTCAGGGACGTCAGAGGATCTGGACCACCATGAGATCCAGCTGGCCCTGCAGGCTGCTAAGATGGCCGCCAGGAACAAGATCCGCTCGCGCTTCCACAGCAGCAGTGACCTCATCCACCGCCTCTTCGTCTGCATATCGGGTATgacacactctctcgctctctctctgagggtATGACTATCTGTCCAAGGATATTACTCTCCAAGGGTATAGCTGTGGTTTGATGGGGTAAATCAGTCTGTTTCtcatgtttttctttctttttactctgAAAGACAATGAAATCATGCTTTTGTTGCTTAACCAGTATGCACTCCTCTTCACTCCTCTTCACTCCACCCTATAGTGCTTCTCtatttatgacaaatgttttgctGCTAGTCTTACAAGAAGCTAAAATGACTATGTAGGCTGATGACTACACATCAGCACCCAcagccagtgagctcactgagactcttagcaaggagttacagtcagtgtCAGAATGGGTAATGACCAAATAACTGgtcttaaatacatctaaaacCTTCCTCTTAAACCTCAACCTCAACTGGAGTTTGACATAAAGGGTGTGAACATTGAACAAGTTGAAGAAGCTGAAGTCCTAGGAGTAACATTGGATAGTCAgttatcatggtcaagtcatattgacaaagttgcTGTGATGATGGGGAGAGGTAGGTCTGTTATAAAAATATGTTCTGTGTTTTTGACACACAGATCAACTAATTGTTCAGGCTCTgatcttgtcccatcttgattactgtacggtaatatggtcaggtgcagcaaagaaagaccttGTAAAGCTGCAGCGGGCTCAaaacaaagcagcacgccttAACTGCACACAAAGAACAAACTTCAACAACATGCATGATCGTTTTTCATGGTTGCGGAGAAATTGACTACTACTATTGACTAGGAAACGTGTgtgttggattttttttttttcacctttatttaactaggtaggctagttgagaacaagttctcatttacaactgcgacctggccaagataaagcaaagcagtgtgacacagacaacaacacagagttacacatggagtaaacaataaacaagccaataacacaataaacaagtcaatgacacagtagaaaaaagaaagtctatatacagtgtgtgcaaaaggcatgaggaggt contains:
- the LOC139530899 gene encoding lateral signaling target protein 2 homolog isoform X4, with protein sequence MHCYYDAKLGETRGNVSLSQRTDPQLLAQFYYADEELNQVATELDSLDGRKDPQRCTLLVNQFRSCQDNVLNIINQIMDECIPDDRANRDFCVKFPEEIRHDNLAGQLWFGAECLAAGSIIMNREIESMAMRPLAKDLTHSLEEVRNITRDQALRDLNLYTDRMRDALRHFDSLFAEFELSYVSAMVPVKSPKEYYVQQEVIVLFCETVDRALKLGYLSQDMIDDYEPALMFTIPRLAIVCGLVVYGEGPLNLDRKPEDMSELLRPFRTLLKKIRDLLQTLSEEELLTLERSLCISQDGEFPLVPECPPTPTPTPTIAPDLPSSSNPTSDTGEEGSEEERMQQQEVLSLCTSHIQEEEDREWEEVKRAKEQGSLCEEVEEADLACSMQYDEEEIEQLNMMVYRVGDEMSTLLSPPSQGQSPAHHPNRGGSSGGSSTEASPLRFLVGRGRTGLYHEEEDRVFFMEDLDAGGDIVTSSRLTPPSKAPQPSLPQPRRPGPLTDSTRNGWSTDAQSDPSQQPQNLPPQCPNTKRPAPTPSLEPLPYTNGWEVGLEGGETAEVIAHRMGGMKLSATVIFNPGSPSLTELAVDKLLLPRPPSSSATEPCGPLVATHCLLNSCVCCGSCEDGHDDALTMDNTGLGMDLGLDKHCKPHPPHSSVIQSSACRLASSGHNLHRKGDSPPQLTPPSSRCSLEPPPGEEEGDQRCDKCLVVVAPGSQQGLGQDSSPNGVRGAPEPCVHQWRTVKRPQASGGRDRMGTRETDGESKEESRKNTSPVSSLTTSSGTSEDLDHHEIQLALQAAKMAARNKIRSRFHSSSDLIHRLFVCISGVADQLQTNYAADLRSILKTLFEVMATSEQGDNDKQKAGPGLRSAMLEDCALCQETISSSELAAKAREEQFEDPPDWVPDEECDSCITCKAPFTVIRRKHHCRSCGKIFCSRCSSHSAPLPRYGQVKSVRVCTHCYMFHVTPFYSDKTGI
- the LOC139530899 gene encoding lateral signaling target protein 2 homolog isoform X3 → MNRFRKWLYKPKRTDPQLLAQFYYADEELNQVATELDSLDGRKDPQRCTLLVNQFRSCQDNVLNIINQIMDECIPDDRANRDFCVKFPEEIRHDNLAGQLWFGAECLAAGSIIMNREIESMAMRPLAKDLTHSLEEVRNITRDQALRDLNLYTDRMRDALRHFDSLFAEFELSYVSAMVPVKSPKEYYVQQEVIVLFCETVDRALKLGYLSQDMIDDYEPALMFTIPRLAIVCGLVVYGEGPLNLDRKPEDMSELLRPFRTLLKKIRDLLQTLSEEELLTLERSLCISQDGEFPLVPECPPTPTPTPTIAPDLPSSSNPTSDTGEEGSEEERMQQQEVLSLCTSHIQEEEDREWEEVKRAKEQGSLCEEVEEADLACSMQYDEEEIEQLNMMVYRVGDEMSTLLSPPSQGQSPAHHPNRGGSSGGSSTEASPLRFLVGRGRTGLYHEEEDRVFFMEDLDAGGDIVTSSRLTPPSKAPQPSLPQPRRPGPLTDSTRNGWSTDAQSDPSQQPQNLPPQCPNTKRPAPTPSLEPLPYTNGWEVGLEGGETAEVIAHRMGGMKLSATVIFNPGSPSLTELAVDKLLLPRPPSSSATEPCGPLVATHCLLNSCVCCGSCEDGHDDALTMDNTGLGMDLGLDKHCKPHPPHSSVIQSSACRLASSGHNLHRKGDSPPQLTPPSSRCSLEPPPGEEEGDQRCDKCLVVVAPGSQQGLGQDSSPNGVRGAPEPCVHQWRTVKRPQASGGRDRMGTRETDGESKEESRKNTSFFQNSPLSSVSSSDCESMSVTTCSLSSSAYTASPVSSLTTSSGTSEDLDHHEIQLALQAAKMAARNKIRSRFHSSSDLIHRLFVCISGVADQLQTNYAADLRSILKTLFEVMATSEQGDNDKQKAGPGLRSAMLEDCALCQETISSSELAAKAREEQFEDPPDWVPDEECDSCITCKAPFTVIRRKHHCRSCGKIFCSRCSSHSAPLPRYGQVKSVRVCTHCYMFHVTPFYSDKTGI
- the LOC139530899 gene encoding lateral signaling target protein 2 homolog isoform X2 is translated as MHCYYDAKLGETRGNVSLSQRTDPQLLAQFYYADEELNQVATELDSLDGRKDPQRCTLLVNQFRSCQDNVLNIINQIMDECIPDDRANRDFCVKFPEEIRHDNLAGQLWFGAECLAAGSIIMNREIESMAMRPLAKDLTHSLEEVRNITRDQALRDLNLYTDRMRDALRHFDSLFAEFELSYVSAMVPVKSPKEYYVQQEVIVLFCETVDRALKLGYLSQDMIDDYEPALMFTIPRLAIVCGLVVYGEGPLNLDRKPEDMSELLRPFRTLLKKIRDLLQTLSEEELLTLERSLCISQDGEFPLVPECPPTPTPTPTIAPDLPSSSNPTSDTGEEGSEEERMQQQEVLSLCTSHIQEEEDREWEEVKRAKEQGSLCEEVEEADLACSMQYDEEEIEQLNMMVYRVGDEMSTLLSPPSQGQSPAHHPNRGGSSGGSSTEASPLRFLVGRGRTGLYHEEEDRVFFMEDLDAGGDIVTSSRLTPPSKAPQPSLPQPRRPGPLTDSTRNGWSTDAQSDPSQQPQNLPPQCPNTKRPAPTPSLEPLPYTNGWEVGLEGGETAEVIAHRMGGMKLSATVIFNPGSPSLTELAVDKLLLPRPPSSSATEPCGPLVATHCLLNSCVCCGSCEDGHDDALTMDNTGLGMDLGLDKHCKPHPPHSSVIQSSACRLASSGHNLHRKGDSPPQLTPPSSRCSLEPPPGEEEGDQRCDKCLVVVAPGSQQGLGQDSSPNGVRGAPEPCVHQWRTVKRPQASGGRDRMGTRETDGESKEESRKNTSFFQNSPLSSVSSSDCESMSVTTCSLSSSAYTASPVSSLTTSSGTSEDLDHHEIQLALQAAKMAARNKIRSRFHSSSDLIHRLFVCISGVADQLQTNYAADLRSILKTLFEVMATSEQGDNDKQKGPGLRSAMLEDCALCQETISSSELAAKAREEQFEDPPDWVPDEECDSCITCKAPFTVIRRKHHCRSCGKIFCSRCSSHSAPLPRYGQVKSVRVCTHCYMFHVTPFYSDKTGI
- the LOC139530899 gene encoding lateral signaling target protein 2 homolog isoform X1, encoding MHCYYDAKLGETRGNVSLSQRTDPQLLAQFYYADEELNQVATELDSLDGRKDPQRCTLLVNQFRSCQDNVLNIINQIMDECIPDDRANRDFCVKFPEEIRHDNLAGQLWFGAECLAAGSIIMNREIESMAMRPLAKDLTHSLEEVRNITRDQALRDLNLYTDRMRDALRHFDSLFAEFELSYVSAMVPVKSPKEYYVQQEVIVLFCETVDRALKLGYLSQDMIDDYEPALMFTIPRLAIVCGLVVYGEGPLNLDRKPEDMSELLRPFRTLLKKIRDLLQTLSEEELLTLERSLCISQDGEFPLVPECPPTPTPTPTIAPDLPSSSNPTSDTGEEGSEEERMQQQEVLSLCTSHIQEEEDREWEEVKRAKEQGSLCEEVEEADLACSMQYDEEEIEQLNMMVYRVGDEMSTLLSPPSQGQSPAHHPNRGGSSGGSSTEASPLRFLVGRGRTGLYHEEEDRVFFMEDLDAGGDIVTSSRLTPPSKAPQPSLPQPRRPGPLTDSTRNGWSTDAQSDPSQQPQNLPPQCPNTKRPAPTPSLEPLPYTNGWEVGLEGGETAEVIAHRMGGMKLSATVIFNPGSPSLTELAVDKLLLPRPPSSSATEPCGPLVATHCLLNSCVCCGSCEDGHDDALTMDNTGLGMDLGLDKHCKPHPPHSSVIQSSACRLASSGHNLHRKGDSPPQLTPPSSRCSLEPPPGEEEGDQRCDKCLVVVAPGSQQGLGQDSSPNGVRGAPEPCVHQWRTVKRPQASGGRDRMGTRETDGESKEESRKNTSFFQNSPLSSVSSSDCESMSVTTCSLSSSAYTASPVSSLTTSSGTSEDLDHHEIQLALQAAKMAARNKIRSRFHSSSDLIHRLFVCISGVADQLQTNYAADLRSILKTLFEVMATSEQGDNDKQKAGPGLRSAMLEDCALCQETISSSELAAKAREEQFEDPPDWVPDEECDSCITCKAPFTVIRRKHHCRSCGKIFCSRCSSHSAPLPRYGQVKSVRVCTHCYMFHVTPFYSDKTGI